Genomic segment of Deinococcus radiopugnans ATCC 19172:
GACCTCGCCGCCGTGCCCAAGTACCCGGAGCGCGTGTCTATCGTGGTGGACCATGTGGCCCCGGCCAGCACCGTCAGCGTGGCGCAGGCGCAGAAGGAGGCCCGCGAATACGCCGCGCAGACGGGGGTGGCGCTGTTCGACGTGGGGCGCGGCATCTGCCATCAGGTGCTGATGGAGGAGGGGCTGGCGAAACCGGGGTGGATCGTGCTGGGCAGCGACAGCCACAGCACCACCTACGGCGCGGTGGCGGCATTCGGCACCGGCATGGGGGCCACCGACATCGCCCTGGCCGCCGCCAGCGGCAAGACGTGGTTGAAGGTGCCCGAAAGCGTGAAGGTGACGTTCACGGGCGAATTGCGCCCAGGAGTGAGCGCCAAGGATGTGGCCCTGGAGATGATCCGGACGCTGGGCGCCGACGGCGCGACGTACCAGAGCATCGAGATTCATGCCGGGGACCGATTCACGCGCGGCGAGCGCATGACCCTGGCGAACCTGTGCGTGGAGGCGGGCGCTAAGGTGGGCCTTGTCGTGCCCGGCGGCGAAATCCTGACGATGTACGACGTCCCGGAGTGGGTCTATCCGGATGACGGCGCCACCTACGTCCAGCAGATTCAACTCGATCTGGGCGCCCTGAACCCCCGCATGAGCGCGCCGAGCGAGGTGGACAACGTGTATGACGTGTCTGAGCTGCGCGGACTCAAGGTGGATCAGGTGTTTATCGGCACCTGCACCAACGGACGGCTGGAGGACCTGCACGCCGCCGCAGAAGTCCTGAAGGGCCAGCGGGTCAGCCCCGGCACCCGCCTGCTGGTGATACCCGCCAGCTCGCAGGTGATGGAGGCGGCCATGGAGGACGGCACGCTGCTGACCCTGCAACGTGCCGGGGCGGTGCTGGGCACGCCGGGCTGCGGCCCGTGCATGGGCCGTCATCAGGGCGTGCTGGCGCCGGGTGAGGTCTGCGTGTCCACCAGCAACCGCAACTTCATCGGCCGCATGGGCGACAAGGACGCGCAGATTTACCTGGCGAGTCCGGCGGTGGCGGCAGCGACGGCGGTGATGGGCCGGATTGCCCTGCCGGGGGACGTGGGGGCAGCGTAAACACCCAATCCACCCGCTGAGGGCGGTGTCTACCCCTCCGGTGCGTCCAGCGTCGGCGGCGTGATGTCGTCCACGTAGACCCAGCGCCCGTCCAGTTGCGTGAACAGGCTGCGTTCGCGCAACACGTACTTCTCGCCCCGGTCCACCTGCAAGGCGGCGGTGAATTCCACCTCGTCGCCGGACGTCTCATGCACCTTCAGGCACAGGTAGCGGGTGCCCGCGTTCAGGTGCAGTTCGGGTGGGCGGGTATCCGGATGCCACGTCGCCAGCACGTACGGGGCGTTGCCCAGCGCGTAGGCCGAGTAGCGCGAGCGCATCAGGGCTTCGGGGGTGGCGGCGGGCCGCGTGCCGTCGTGCGCCGGGCCGCAGCAGTGCCCGTAGCTGCGCCCGGAGCCGCAGGGGCAGGTCTTGAACGGCGGATAGGCCAGCGGCATACGGTCAAGCTAACGCAGTCGGGGGGTGGGGGTGGGTTCAGGTGAACCGGGTCCAGCGGAAGGTGCGCCCGGAGCGGTGCCCCCGCTGTCCCGGCGCAGACAGGGGAGGTTTGCCATAATGACCCGGCATGACCCGCGCCGAACCCATCACCTCGTTGCAAAACCCGCAGCTCAAACGCCTGGTGCGCCTGCATGGCCGCCGCGCCCGCGAACAGGAGGGCGTGATCCTGATTGAGGGTGCGCGTGAACTGTCGCGGGCGCTGGCCGCCGGGGTGCAGCCCACCGAGGTCTTCAGCTGTCCCGAACTGCACAGTCCCGAGGCCGCCGAGGTCACCCCCGCGCTGCCGGTCGTCCCCACCCTGCTGTCCGCTGCCGCCTTCGAGAAGGTGAGCGGACGCGAGAATCCCGACGGCCTGCTGGGGGTGGCGCCTCGGCCCACGGTCGATCTGCCCAAGCTGCCGGAAGGCGCGGTGGTGGTGGTGCTCGACGGTCTGGAGAAACCCGGCAACGTGGGCGCGATCCTGCGGACGGCGGACGCCTCGGGCGCGGCGGCGGTGCTGGTGCTGGGGCGCGGCGCAGACCCCTATGGTCCCAACGTAATCCGGGCCAGCCAGGGCAGTGTGTTTGCCCTGCCGGTGGCGGCGCTGGACGAGCAGGATGCCTACAGCTATCTCGACACGCAGGGCTGCGTGACGGTGGCCTGCACCCCCGACGCGCCGCAGGTGTACTGGGACGCGCCGCTGACCGGGCGGGTGGCGCTGCTGCTGGGCACCGAACACGGCGGGCTGCCCGCGCACTGGCGGCAGATGGGCGGCGAAGACAGTAAGGCGTCTGGCGCTGGCCTGAGCGTCCGCATTCCCATGGAGCCGGGCAGCGCAGCCGACAGCCTGAACGTGGCCACCGCCGCCGCGCTGATGCTGTTCGAATGTGTCCGACAGCGCCGGGCTGTGGCCGCTGCTGGAGCGGGCCAGTGACTTCCGGCGCCGGTCACGCCGAATCCGGTCACGATCCCTACCGCGAGTGGTTGCGGACCCGGCTGGGCCAGGAACTCGGGCTGCCGGGGGCCGAGGCAGCGATTCAGGGCGCGGTGCAGCGCCGGGGCTGGCCGGCCCTGCGGACGCTGGGGCCACGCGACGTGGTGGCCGTGCTGCAAGACGTGTACAGCGGCCTGCGCCAGACCATCGGGGACGCCCGCGCCGACAGCTGGCTGCAGGGCACCACCGTGGACTTGGCCGAGTACGCCCAGACCGTTCCGGTGCCGGTTCAGCTCAGCGCCGCCGGCCCGCTGGCCCCCGAGCCTACGCCCGCGCCGTTGCGCTGGGGGCGGCGCGCGCATGACCTGCCGCTGCTGCTGGCCCGTGCCAACGCCGAGATCGCGGCCCGCAATCTGGCCGCTGTGCGTGCCGACGCCACGCTGCGGGGGCTGGCCGGAACCGCCGAGTGGGACGTACAGGCCGCCGTGGCCGAGGTGCGGCGCTGGGAAACCGAGGAAATGCTGGGCAGCCTGCGCGCCGATCAGTCGCGCGTCGAGGTGGCCGACGCGGTGGCCGCCGCCGTCGCCCAGGCCGAGTGGCTGCGCCTGCATGTCCGCGAACTGCAGGCCGAGGAGCAGGGCGGCCAGAGTGTGGGCGCGCAGCTGGCCCACGCCCGCCTGACCCTGACCCAGCTCGATGCCTTTCTGGAAGCCTTCTTGCCCCTGATCGACGCCGACGACGCGGACCTGCCGCTGTCGTCGCCGCAGGCCCGGCTGGACCGCGCGTTCTTCTCGCTGGAGGTGCCGCTGAATCCGGCGGTGCTGCGGGCCCGGCACGCCCTGAAGCTGGCCCAGTGGCGGGCGGAAGCTGAGCCGACCGCGGCGCCGGCCGTCATGCACGCCCAGCAGATCCTGACCGCCGCCGAGACCGAGGCGCGGGCACAGCTGGAAGCCACCCTCCAGTCGGCCCGCACCGCGCAGGCCAGGTTCATGCCGCTGTGGCAACAGGTGGGAGCGCTGGAAGAACGGCTCAAGGTGCTGGGCCAGCGCGGCGGCGATCCCCTGAGCCTGGCCCGCGTGCGGCTGGACTGGCGGCAGGCCCGCGCGGCCGCCCGCGTGCAGGCGCACCTGCTGGAACAGGCCACGCGGCTGCTGGAGGCCCTGGCCGACGGGTCCGAACACCTGCAGTAGCCGCCGGGCCGGGCGAACGGCCAAGAAACCTCAAGCTGCGGTGCGTGAGTCGCACCAACCCACGACTTTCCCTGCGGCATGACCACCCAGGCAGGGGAAGTGACCTTCAAGGCCAACATGGCCGCACAGCAGGACGAGGTCTACGTGGACGGGCAACTGGCGGGGCACGCCGAGTACCGCCCGCTGGAACACGGGAGGGAGCTGCCCCACACCGAGCTGGACGATCTGCGGACACGCGGCCTGAATGCGGTGCCCACCGGCCCTTTTGTCGCGGACTCCATCCGCCAGCATCCCACCTGCCTGAAGCTGCGGCCGCCCGAGCAGCGGCGGGCGCTGGGGCTGGAGGGCGGCGTGTAGGGCGGTCAGGCGACTTTCGACCTAACGTTTGTTAGTGTGGGCCGATGGCCTGGAACCACACGCGGCAGATCGGAGAAGTCAAAGTCACCAGCCTCACGGACGCCAGCTTCGGGCTGGACGGCGGTGCGATGTTCGGCAGCGTGCCCAAGACGCTGTGGCAGCGGGTGGCCCCGCCGGACGAGCTGAACCGCATTCCGCTGCGCATCAACCCGTTGCTCGTGCAGCTGGGCGGTGAGAATATCCTGATCGAGACCGGCTTTTGGGACCGGGGCGGCGAGAAGTTCGAAACCATCTACGGCTTGGACCGGGACGAAACCGTGTTCCGGGGCCTGGAAAACGCGGGCCTGACCCCGGACGACATTCATCTGGTGATCAACACCCACCTGCATTTCGATCATGCCGGACGCAACACCACCGCGCTTAACGCGCCTACCTTCCCCAACGCCCGCTACGCCGTGCAAAAGCGCGAGCTGGACGATGCCCGCCACACCCACGAGCGCAACCGCGCCAGCTACGTGCCCGACACTTACGAACCCATCGCGGACGCGGGGCTGTTCGATCTGATCGACGGCGAACACGAGTTGCGCCCCGGCTTGAGCGTGCTGCCGCTGCCCGGCCACAACCTGGGCCAGCAGGGCGTGATTCTGCGAAATGGCGGGCAGACGCTGGTGTACGTGGCCGATCTGGTGCCCACCCTGGCCCACGCGCCCACGCCGTACATCATGGGCTATGACCTGTACCCGGTGACCACGCTGGAAACCCGCAAACAGTACCTGCCGCAGTGGTTCGAGGAAGGCGCGATCATCTGCACACCGCACGATCCGCAGATCCCCTTTGCCCGCCTTCAGGAGAATCCGAAGGGCGGCTTCGTGGCGGTGCCGGATGGGGATCAGACGGCCTGAGACCAAATTGCGGTGAGTCGAAGACGAACCCGAGCGAAGCGAGTGGCAAAAACACCGTCTTGCGGCGATGGACGAACATCCGGTGGGGTTCCCGGATGTTCGGGAATCAGAGCAAGACGGCCTGATACGGTTTCCGTCCAATCCGTAATCAAATCAGGAAAGCGCCGATTTGGTCACTCCTTTCCCGGCCACCGTTCTCTTCCTTCTCGCTCCGCTCGGGTTGAACAGTTTTTGGAACTGTTCAACCGGAATTGGTCTGACCTCTTGCCGGGCTGACTGCCGCGCTGCGGTGTAGGTGTCAGCCCCCTCCTCCGCCATCTGGCCTATGGGCGTGCGCCGCTGGTGCGCTACTGTGGCGCGTTATGTCTGCCGTTCCCAGCCTCACCGTGCCATCTGAAACGATCAAGTCGCCCATGCGCGAGATCGCGTCCATTGCCGTGCCCGTCAGCCTGGAGATGGTCATTCAGCTGGTGCTGACCTTTATCAACCAGATTATCGTGGGGGTGCTGGGGGCGGTGGCGGTGGCCGCCGTGGGCCTGACCGGCAGCCTGAGCTTTCTATTCTTCGTGACCCTGGGGGCACTGGGTTCGGGCACCAGCATCCTGATCGCGCGGCGGGCGGGGGCCAACGACAGCGCAGGTGTCAACCAGACCCTCAGCGTCACGCTGGCGGTCAGCCTGCTGCTGGCGGGCTCGCTGACCGTGCCGATCATCCTGAACGCGGACACACTGCTGCGCCTGGCCGGCGGCGCGGAGGACGTGACCCGCACTGCTGTGCCGTACATGCAGGTCAGCATGCTGGCCCTGGTGCCGGGGGTGCTGGGCTGGATCTTCAGCGGGGCGCTGCGCTCGCTGGGGCACGCCCGCACGCCGCTGGTGGTCACGAGCTGCACGGTGGTGGTCGAAAGCCTCGTCGCCTACGGACTGGTGTTCGGCGTCGGCCCGCTGCCGCAACTGGGGGTGGTGGGCGCCGCCTGGGCGCTGGTGATCGCCAACGCGCTCAAGGCCGCGCTGCTGGCCTATCAGGTGTACGGGCCGCGCCATCTGGCCGCGCTGCAATTTCCCACCCGCGCCGCCCTGCGCGCGATTACCGGGCCGCTGATCGCCCTGAGCGCGCCGCTGGCCTTTACCGAATTTGTCTGGAGCATGGGCAACTTCCTGTACGCCGCCGTCTTCGCCCGTGTCGGCACGGTGGCGCTGGCGGCCAGCCAGATCG
This window contains:
- a CDS encoding MATE family efflux transporter, encoding MSAVPSLTVPSETIKSPMREIASIAVPVSLEMVIQLVLTFINQIIVGVLGAVAVAAVGLTGSLSFLFFVTLGALGSGTSILIARRAGANDSAGVNQTLSVTLAVSLLLAGSLTVPIILNADTLLRLAGGAEDVTRTAVPYMQVSMLALVPGVLGWIFSGALRSLGHARTPLVVTSCTVVVESLVAYGLVFGVGPLPQLGVVGAAWALVIANALKAALLAYQVYGPRHLAALQFPTRAALRAITGPLIALSAPLAFTEFVWSMGNFLYAAVFARVGTVALAASQIVSTLEGIFIVGSFGLMSSATVFIGRSLGQGDAAGAQLWLARIARAGLVTGLGFGVLFALSALIVPGLFPKVGAAVQHIALLGILINASTQVFKVRNMIVGGGILPSAGDGKGIILGDVVGAFVVGLPLAIWLGLYTPLGVWGVFLARGLEEIVKVGIFEWRRRRVNWEKLALEQGAQTGQPERVSVA
- a CDS encoding MBL fold metallo-hydrolase — translated: MAWNHTRQIGEVKVTSLTDASFGLDGGAMFGSVPKTLWQRVAPPDELNRIPLRINPLLVQLGGENILIETGFWDRGGEKFETIYGLDRDETVFRGLENAGLTPDDIHLVINTHLHFDHAGRNTTALNAPTFPNARYAVQKRELDDARHTHERNRASYVPDTYEPIADAGLFDLIDGEHELRPGLSVLPLPGHNLGQQGVILRNGGQTLVYVADLVPTLAHAPTPYIMGYDLYPVTTLETRKQYLPQWFEEGAIICTPHDPQIPFARLQENPKGGFVAVPDGDQTA
- a CDS encoding TrmH family RNA methyltransferase, giving the protein MTRAEPITSLQNPQLKRLVRLHGRRAREQEGVILIEGARELSRALAAGVQPTEVFSCPELHSPEAAEVTPALPVVPTLLSAAAFEKVSGRENPDGLLGVAPRPTVDLPKLPEGAVVVVLDGLEKPGNVGAILRTADASGAAAVLVLGRGADPYGPNVIRASQGSVFALPVAALDEQDAYSYLDTQGCVTVACTPDAPQVYWDAPLTGRVALLLGTEHGGLPAHWRQMGGEDSKASGAGLSVRIPMEPGSAADSLNVATAAALMLFECVRQRRAVAAAGAGQ
- a CDS encoding GNAT family N-acetyltransferase, which encodes MTTQAGEVTFKANMAAQQDEVYVDGQLAGHAEYRPLEHGRELPHTELDDLRTRGLNAVPTGPFVADSIRQHPTCLKLRPPEQRRALGLEGGV
- a CDS encoding YchJ family protein gives rise to the protein MPLAYPPFKTCPCGSGRSYGHCCGPAHDGTRPAATPEALMRSRYSAYALGNAPYVLATWHPDTRPPELHLNAGTRYLCLKVHETSGDEVEFTAALQVDRGEKYVLRERSLFTQLDGRWVYVDDITPPTLDAPEG
- a CDS encoding 3-isopropylmalate dehydratase large subunit — its product is MMSAPKPQTMAEKILSRRGDRAVYAGDLAVVEVDQVMVVDSIAQSFIERMQKDLAAVPKYPERVSIVVDHVAPASTVSVAQAQKEAREYAAQTGVALFDVGRGICHQVLMEEGLAKPGWIVLGSDSHSTTYGAVAAFGTGMGATDIALAAASGKTWLKVPESVKVTFTGELRPGVSAKDVALEMIRTLGADGATYQSIEIHAGDRFTRGERMTLANLCVEAGAKVGLVVPGGEILTMYDVPEWVYPDDGATYVQQIQLDLGALNPRMSAPSEVDNVYDVSELRGLKVDQVFIGTCTNGRLEDLHAAAEVLKGQRVSPGTRLLVIPASSQVMEAAMEDGTLLTLQRAGAVLGTPGCGPCMGRHQGVLAPGEVCVSTSNRNFIGRMGDKDAQIYLASPAVAAATAVMGRIALPGDVGAA